One Fusarium poae strain DAOMC 252244 chromosome 4, whole genome shotgun sequence DNA window includes the following coding sequences:
- the MIC10 gene encoding Mitochondrial inner membrane organizing system component (TransMembrane:1 (o64-83i)~BUSCO:58474at5125), giving the protein MRPATFPARSCVPTCSITLLVTTDCTTQAKMSDSTVVRPPPSAISRPLSESLLNEKWDRCLSNLLVKSSLGLGFGVVFSVLLFKRRAWPAFVGVGFGAGRAYEECNFSLKQAARDLKKQTA; this is encoded by the exons ATGCGCCCCGCGACTTTTCCAGC CCGCTCTTGCGTCCCGACTTGTTCCATA ACTTTGCTTGTTACGACCGATTGCACGACCCAA GCCAAAATGTCCGATTCTACCGTTGTCCGTCCTCCTCCCAGCGCCATTTCCAGGCCGCTTAGCGAGTCTCTTCTCAATGAGAAG TGGGACCGCTGCCTCTCCAACCTCCTCGTCAAGTCATCCCTCGGTCTCGGTTTTGGTGTCGTTTTCTCTGTCCTCCTGTTCAAGCGAAGAGCATGGCCCGCCTTTGTCGGCGTTGGCTTCGGTGCCGGCCGTGCCTACGAGGAGTGCAACTTTAGCCTGAAGCAGGCTGCGCGAGACTTGAAGAAGCAGACCGCATAA
- a CDS encoding hypothetical protein (TransMembrane:1 (o15-37i)), producing the protein MADGIRSLESTRMEIVLIAFVVFVLVLLLAIFILLGASFRTPRGAQDTENGQRQTPWTASYPTDQSDGAYRDNEASFINSVRRRSHSLAEELRLELVNLRRNLSLLTIPSRSRMENADTGGTQRLSIDQLLSSFPSNSSELVTDYESCYDYLESPVSATGREEDATGTQRRLVQSTGNTMRYDGVQQWDDPPL; encoded by the coding sequence ATGGCCGACGGTATCCGATCTTTAGAGTCGACCAGGATGGAAATAGTACTGATCGCATTCGTGGTGTTTGTGCTCGTCTTACTGCTCGCAATCTTCATTCTATTGGGTGCCAGCTTTAGGACTCCACGAGGAGCTCAGGATACTGAGAATGGGCAGCGACAGACCCCCTGGACTGCATCTTACCCGACAGATCAGAGCGACGGAGCGTATCGTGACAACGAAGCTTCATTCATCAACAGTGTGCGAAGACGAAGCCATTCTTTGGCCGAGGAGCTCCGACTGGAGTTGGTCAATCTCAGACGCAACCtgtctttgttgacaatCCCCTCCAGAAGCCGGATGGAAAACGCAGACACAGGTGGAACGCAAAGATTGAGCATAGACCAGTTACTGAGTAGTTTCCCCTCGAACAGCTCGGAATTAGTGACAGATTATGAGAGCTGTTACGACTACTTGGAATCTCCAGTGTCCGCAACAGGTAGGGAAGAGGATGCCACTGGGACACAGAGAAGGCTAGTTCAATCAACGGGAAATACAATGAGATATGACGGAGTTCAACAGTGGGACGACCCCCCGCTGTGA